Proteins from one Microbacterium hatanonis genomic window:
- a CDS encoding sugar phosphate isomerase/epimerase family protein has protein sequence MNPDLELDLDLACHINVLVPDVEPRALGAALGTLAELGYRRAVLPPLDPETTDAAELRALFSESGLAPITIAGQAPGADVSSDDPDEAAAGVAMLRAAVDLTVALGGDQMNGVPYGLFSHPTAPVPERRRDRSAAAVGRVADYAHDRGVSMTFEVLNRYETSMVNTAEQAMDFVERSASDHLRIHLDTFHMAVEEADLGAAIRLALPKLAYLELGQSGRGLLGGGAVDLPGVVGRAIDDGYAGRWGVEAFSRRGLIEPVADALAIWRSPFDDGRVLAEDALRVIRRGWSTSVAGRRAQRLSRGATV, from the coding sequence ATGAATCCCGACCTCGAGCTGGACCTCGACCTCGCCTGCCACATCAACGTCCTCGTGCCCGACGTCGAGCCGCGTGCACTCGGTGCCGCGCTCGGCACCCTGGCCGAGCTCGGCTACCGCCGCGCGGTGCTCCCACCCCTCGACCCGGAGACGACGGATGCTGCGGAGCTGAGAGCACTCTTCTCGGAGAGCGGCCTCGCACCGATCACCATCGCGGGTCAGGCGCCGGGAGCCGACGTCTCCTCCGACGATCCCGATGAGGCGGCGGCCGGTGTTGCGATGCTGCGCGCGGCCGTCGATCTCACCGTCGCCCTGGGGGGCGATCAGATGAACGGCGTGCCCTACGGCCTGTTCTCCCATCCCACGGCGCCGGTGCCGGAACGTCGTCGGGACCGCTCGGCTGCCGCCGTGGGGCGGGTCGCCGACTACGCCCACGATCGCGGTGTGTCGATGACCTTCGAGGTGCTCAACCGGTACGAGACGTCGATGGTCAACACCGCCGAGCAGGCGATGGACTTCGTCGAGCGCAGCGCGTCCGATCACCTCCGGATCCACCTCGACACCTTCCACATGGCGGTCGAGGAGGCCGACCTCGGAGCCGCCATCCGGCTCGCGCTGCCCAAGCTCGCCTACCTCGAACTGGGGCAGTCCGGCCGGGGTCTCCTCGGCGGCGGCGCGGTTGACCTCCCCGGGGTCGTCGGCCGCGCCATCGACGACGGGTACGCCGGTCGCTGGGGCGTCGAGGCGTTCTCGCGGCGCGGGCTCATCGAACCCGTGGCCGACGCACTGGCGATCTGGCGGTCGCCGTTCGATGATGGCAGGGTGCTCGCCGAAGACGCTCTGCGAGTGATCCGCCGCGGCTGGTCGACGAGCGTCGCCGGCCGACGTGCTCAGCGCCTCTCCCGCGGCGCGACCGTCTGA
- a CDS encoding benzaldehyde dehydrogenase: MSTITEADNRLIDETATEGKIYLDGAWVPGGGGTAASIAPATGETIATVGLASPDDVARAAESAARAQKEWAATPHPVRAAVLRRAGQLWEQHADEIMGWNIREVGAIPPLAGFALHVTAEECYEASALPSAPLGSILSSAEPRLSLAQRVPVGVVAVISPFNVPLILGIRAVAPALALGNAVLLKPDPRTIMTGGVAMVRIFEEAGLPAGLLQLVPGGADVGEALVTDPRVRVIAFTGSTRAGRIVGELAGRHLKRAHLELGGNSAFLVRADADVDQAVNLATWGAFLHQGQICMTVGRHIVHESLFDEYVAKLAAKADSMVVGDPAAGQVHLGPLIDEVQRDRVHTLVQDAVAQGATLAAGGTYEGLFYRPTVLANTPRDAAAYCDEVFGPVASVVSFSTDDEAVALASETDYGLSLGIVSRDTAAALELAQRIPTGIVHINDQTVNDEANAPFGGVGASGTGSRHGGAEANIDAFTETRWITMRREPGQYPL; the protein is encoded by the coding sequence ATGTCCACCATCACGGAGGCCGACAACCGCCTCATCGACGAGACGGCGACCGAGGGGAAGATCTACCTTGACGGCGCCTGGGTGCCGGGCGGCGGCGGCACCGCAGCATCCATCGCCCCTGCCACGGGCGAGACGATCGCCACCGTCGGGCTGGCCTCGCCCGACGACGTCGCGCGGGCCGCCGAGTCGGCCGCCCGCGCGCAGAAGGAGTGGGCCGCGACCCCGCATCCCGTGCGCGCTGCGGTGCTGCGCCGCGCCGGGCAGCTGTGGGAGCAGCACGCCGACGAGATCATGGGGTGGAACATCCGCGAGGTGGGGGCGATCCCGCCGCTCGCCGGCTTCGCCCTGCACGTGACCGCGGAGGAGTGCTACGAGGCGTCGGCGCTCCCGTCGGCCCCGCTCGGGTCGATCCTCTCCAGCGCCGAGCCCCGCCTGTCGCTCGCCCAGCGCGTGCCGGTCGGCGTCGTCGCGGTGATCTCGCCGTTCAATGTGCCGCTCATCCTCGGCATCCGCGCCGTCGCGCCGGCCCTGGCCCTCGGCAATGCGGTGCTGCTCAAGCCCGACCCGCGCACGATCATGACCGGCGGCGTCGCGATGGTGCGCATCTTCGAGGAGGCGGGCCTGCCCGCAGGACTCCTCCAGCTCGTGCCGGGCGGCGCCGACGTCGGTGAGGCGCTGGTCACCGATCCCCGCGTGCGCGTCATCGCGTTCACCGGCTCGACCCGTGCGGGCCGCATCGTCGGCGAGCTCGCCGGTCGTCACCTCAAGCGCGCGCACCTCGAGCTGGGCGGCAACTCCGCCTTCCTCGTGCGCGCCGATGCCGACGTCGACCAGGCGGTGAACCTCGCCACGTGGGGCGCGTTCCTGCACCAGGGCCAGATCTGCATGACCGTCGGGCGCCACATCGTGCACGAGTCCCTCTTCGACGAGTACGTGGCCAAGCTCGCGGCGAAGGCCGACTCGATGGTCGTCGGAGACCCGGCCGCCGGACAGGTGCACCTCGGCCCCCTCATCGACGAGGTTCAGCGCGACCGCGTGCACACGCTGGTGCAGGACGCCGTGGCGCAGGGCGCGACCCTCGCCGCCGGCGGAACCTACGAGGGCCTCTTCTACCGCCCGACCGTGCTCGCGAACACCCCGCGCGACGCCGCCGCGTACTGCGACGAGGTCTTCGGGCCCGTGGCGTCGGTCGTGTCGTTCTCGACCGATGACGAGGCGGTGGCCCTGGCCTCCGAGACCGATTACGGGCTCTCGCTCGGCATCGTCAGTCGCGACACCGCGGCGGCCCTCGAGCTCGCGCAGCGCATCCCGACCGGGATCGTGCACATCAACGACCAGACCGTCAACGACGAGGCCAACGCCCCGTTCGGCGGGGTCGGGGCATCGGGCACCGGCTCGCGCCACGGCGGGGCCGAGGCGAACATCGACGCGTTCACCGAGACCCGGTGGATCACGATGCGGCGCGAGCCCGGTCAGTACCCGCTCTGA
- a CDS encoding 4-hydroxybenzoate 3-monooxygenase, translating into MTTVERTRVAIVGAGPAGLLLSHLLAASGIESIVLDRRSREEIENTIRAGILEQGTVDLLVETGASTRVLTDGNRHDGIELRFAGEGHRIDFPALVGRSVWLYPQHEVLRDLVAARLAAGQDLRLEATVERVDDAATTRPRVIGTDAAGRPFEIEADFVVGSDGSRSVVRSAVTGGTRGDLFREYPFAWFGILCEAPPSSDELIYSNSPDGFALISQRSATVQRMYFQCDPDADPDALTEEQIWEALRLRVPGTELQEGHIFQRDVLRFRSFVAPELRHGRVALVGDAAHTVPPTGAKGMNLAVADVVLLHTALVALLDDDDERPLDAYQEVALRRIWKAQHFSWWMTTMLHSTPEASEFDHRRQLGELRSVVESEAGRTYLAEAYTGWPLETRLV; encoded by the coding sequence ATGACCACAGTCGAGCGCACGCGTGTCGCGATCGTGGGGGCAGGCCCCGCCGGCCTGCTGCTGTCGCACCTGCTCGCCGCCTCCGGCATCGAGTCGATCGTGCTCGACCGACGCTCGCGCGAGGAGATCGAGAACACGATCCGCGCGGGCATCCTCGAACAGGGCACGGTCGACCTTCTCGTCGAGACGGGGGCCTCGACGCGGGTGCTGACCGACGGCAACCGTCACGACGGCATCGAGCTGCGCTTCGCCGGCGAGGGGCACCGCATCGACTTCCCCGCACTCGTCGGACGCAGCGTCTGGCTCTACCCTCAGCACGAGGTGCTGCGCGACCTCGTCGCCGCCCGCCTCGCAGCAGGGCAGGACCTCCGGCTCGAAGCGACCGTCGAGCGCGTGGACGACGCGGCAACGACGCGCCCGCGCGTGATCGGCACGGATGCTGCGGGCCGGCCGTTCGAGATCGAAGCCGATTTCGTCGTCGGGTCCGACGGCTCGCGATCGGTCGTGCGGTCGGCGGTGACCGGCGGGACGCGAGGGGACCTCTTCCGCGAGTACCCCTTCGCGTGGTTCGGCATCCTCTGCGAGGCGCCGCCCAGCTCGGACGAGTTGATCTACAGCAACTCCCCCGACGGCTTCGCCCTCATCAGCCAGCGCAGCGCCACCGTGCAGCGCATGTACTTCCAGTGCGACCCCGACGCCGACCCCGATGCCCTCACCGAGGAGCAGATCTGGGAGGCCCTTCGCCTGCGGGTGCCCGGCACCGAGCTGCAGGAGGGACACATCTTCCAACGCGACGTGCTGCGTTTCCGCAGCTTCGTCGCGCCCGAGCTCCGGCACGGCCGGGTCGCCCTGGTCGGGGACGCCGCGCACACCGTGCCTCCCACGGGAGCGAAGGGCATGAACCTCGCCGTCGCCGACGTCGTGCTGCTGCACACGGCTCTCGTCGCTCTTCTGGACGACGACGACGAACGTCCCCTCGACGCCTACCAGGAGGTGGCGCTGCGCCGCATCTGGAAGGCGCAGCACTTCTCGTGGTGGATGACGACGATGCTGCACTCCACCCCCGAGGCCAGCGAGTTCGACCACCGCCGGCAGCTCGGCGAGCTGCGCTCGGTTGTCGAGTCGGAGGCCGGGCGCACCTACCTCGCCGAGGCGTACACGGGCTGGCCGCTCGAGACGCGGCTCGTGTGA
- a CDS encoding ABC transporter permease — protein sequence MTTTQNPGIEDASRTRAVPRRSVGQALLSSGTVLALVVLVVFFFAMRPDVFLTFTNVRNILYQVAILAIIAGAQSLVMVVGDFDLSVAATSALAGAVAASLMLGGMPVVLAILIALAVGLLIGIANGLLVAYLNLSAFVATLATLTSVTGLAYLVTEGTTLFNLPPEFNALGQGRFLEIPLPVFFAIAILLILWFVLKYTTLGRRWYATGGNVEVSRLSGVNVRRARLLAFAFAGLVSAIGGILLAARLGSASAVQGEDNLLFSVAAVFLGMTVIRSGAANIVGTVVGVAIIGVMSNGLNILGVNAYVQQVVTGLIIIAAVTLSSFKSRER from the coding sequence ATGACCACCACGCAGAACCCCGGGATCGAGGACGCCTCCCGCACCCGGGCCGTACCCCGCCGCTCGGTGGGGCAGGCCCTCTTGTCGAGCGGCACGGTGCTGGCGCTCGTGGTGCTGGTCGTCTTCTTCTTCGCGATGCGACCCGACGTCTTCCTCACCTTCACGAACGTGAGGAACATCCTCTACCAGGTGGCGATCCTCGCCATCATCGCCGGGGCGCAGTCGCTCGTGATGGTCGTCGGCGACTTCGACCTCTCGGTGGCGGCGACCTCCGCGCTGGCGGGGGCGGTGGCCGCATCCCTCATGCTCGGCGGGATGCCGGTGGTGCTGGCGATCCTCATCGCCCTCGCCGTCGGACTCCTGATCGGCATCGCGAACGGCCTGCTCGTGGCGTACCTCAACCTCTCGGCGTTCGTCGCGACCCTGGCGACGCTCACGTCGGTCACGGGCCTCGCCTACCTCGTCACCGAGGGCACCACGCTGTTCAACCTTCCGCCGGAGTTCAACGCACTCGGGCAGGGGCGGTTCCTCGAGATCCCGCTGCCGGTCTTCTTCGCGATCGCGATCCTGCTCATCCTCTGGTTCGTCCTCAAGTACACGACGCTCGGGCGGCGGTGGTACGCGACCGGCGGCAACGTGGAGGTCTCACGCCTCTCCGGCGTCAACGTGCGCCGTGCGCGTCTGCTCGCCTTCGCCTTCGCCGGGCTGGTCTCGGCCATCGGCGGCATCCTGCTCGCGGCGCGCCTCGGCAGTGCGAGCGCCGTGCAGGGCGAGGACAACCTCCTCTTCTCGGTGGCCGCGGTCTTCCTCGGCATGACCGTGATCCGCTCCGGCGCGGCGAACATCGTCGGCACCGTCGTCGGTGTCGCGATCATCGGCGTGATGAGCAACGGCCTCAACATCCTCGGCGTCAACGCCTACGTGCAGCAGGTCGTCACCGGCCTCATCATCATCGCCGCCGTCACGCTGTCCTCGTTCAAGAGCCGAGAGAGATAG
- a CDS encoding SDR family NAD(P)-dependent oxidoreductase, translating to MRLEGKVAIITGGASGIGRATVEKFVREGAKVLIADISLERAQQAVDEITAAGFDGATAACRVDVSVFAEVEAMVAKAVEIFGTLDVIFNNAGIAGGKPLLDHDPAVDYEPMIRIDQDGVYYGILAAGRQFRDQGTPGVIISTSSIYGEQAAELSFTYSAAKAAVISFTRSAAYELAQYGIRAVAITPGRVGTAIINQFSDELKETFASEQLRNKMTQPSEIADVVAFLASDEANVINGTVVHVDDGYSVFKQRLDLPTF from the coding sequence ATGCGCTTGGAAGGCAAAGTCGCCATCATCACCGGCGGTGCCAGCGGCATCGGCCGGGCGACCGTCGAGAAGTTCGTCCGAGAGGGCGCGAAGGTGCTCATCGCCGACATCTCGCTCGAGAGGGCGCAGCAGGCGGTGGATGAGATCACGGCCGCGGGCTTCGACGGCGCCACCGCGGCGTGCCGGGTCGACGTCTCGGTGTTCGCCGAGGTCGAGGCCATGGTGGCGAAGGCGGTCGAGATCTTCGGCACGCTCGACGTCATCTTCAACAACGCCGGGATCGCCGGCGGCAAGCCCCTGCTCGACCACGACCCCGCCGTCGACTACGAGCCGATGATCCGCATCGACCAGGACGGCGTCTACTACGGCATCCTCGCCGCGGGTCGGCAGTTCCGCGATCAGGGCACGCCCGGGGTCATCATCAGCACGTCGTCGATCTACGGCGAGCAGGCCGCCGAGCTGTCGTTCACGTACAGCGCCGCGAAGGCCGCGGTGATCTCGTTCACGCGGTCGGCCGCGTACGAGCTCGCGCAGTACGGCATCCGCGCCGTGGCGATCACCCCGGGACGCGTGGGCACCGCGATCATCAACCAGTTCAGCGACGAGCTCAAAGAGACGTTCGCGAGCGAGCAGTTGCGCAACAAGATGACCCAGCCGTCCGAGATCGCCGACGTGGTGGCCTTCCTCGCCTCCGACGAGGCCAACGTCATCAACGGCACGGTCGTGCATGTCGACGACGGCTACTCCGTCTTCAAGCAGCGGCTCGACCTGCCCACCTTCTAG
- a CDS encoding sugar ABC transporter substrate-binding protein translates to MRIRIKAIAAAAAVAALALTGCSTGGAGGGGDDDTFKVIAFTSGNQTPVGAWWVKAVQEKADELGWDLTMIQGDFDFQKMNPAVESAIGQGADAIFNGYTDYASISSIITAAKDANIPMFAMDAGTEATDGFALNITADQQGIVDQTVDEIDTTLGGLEGKNIMVIGHDPHPGIRLRAGLAAEAFEAAGANIAGGSIQKVTSPATGRTEALALVTDYLQANPGGLDAVWVGWDDAALGAAQALNEAGSDAVVTGVDATSEAIAAIESGGTFLATVEQPWPSILDTVVEAMVAYQESGTMPSSNFDAVATTLVDKANASTITPSDKL, encoded by the coding sequence GTGCGTATACGAATCAAGGCCATCGCGGCCGCAGCCGCCGTCGCGGCCCTCGCCCTCACGGGTTGCTCCACCGGCGGTGCCGGTGGCGGAGGCGACGACGACACCTTCAAGGTCATCGCCTTCACGTCGGGCAACCAGACACCCGTCGGTGCCTGGTGGGTCAAGGCCGTGCAGGAGAAGGCCGACGAGCTCGGCTGGGATCTCACGATGATCCAGGGAGACTTCGACTTCCAGAAGATGAACCCCGCCGTCGAGAGCGCCATCGGGCAGGGCGCCGACGCCATCTTCAACGGCTACACCGACTACGCCTCGATCAGCTCGATCATCACCGCGGCGAAGGACGCGAACATCCCGATGTTCGCGATGGACGCCGGCACCGAGGCCACAGACGGCTTCGCGTTGAACATCACCGCCGACCAGCAGGGGATCGTCGACCAGACCGTCGACGAGATCGACACGACCCTCGGCGGTCTCGAGGGCAAGAACATCATGGTGATCGGCCACGACCCGCACCCCGGCATCCGGCTGCGCGCCGGGCTCGCCGCCGAGGCGTTCGAGGCAGCCGGCGCGAACATCGCCGGCGGCTCCATCCAGAAGGTCACCTCCCCTGCGACCGGACGCACCGAGGCACTCGCCCTGGTGACCGACTACCTGCAGGCCAACCCCGGCGGGCTCGACGCGGTCTGGGTCGGATGGGACGACGCCGCTCTCGGTGCCGCGCAGGCGCTGAACGAGGCCGGGTCGGATGCCGTGGTCACCGGCGTCGACGCGACCAGCGAGGCGATCGCCGCCATCGAATCCGGCGGAACGTTCCTCGCGACGGTCGAGCAGCCCTGGCCGAGCATCCTCGACACGGTGGTCGAGGCGATGGTCGCCTACCAGGAGAGCGGAACGATGCCGTCGAGCAACTTCGACGCCGTCGCGACGACGCTCGTCGACAAGGCCAACGCGTCGACGATCACCCCATCCGACAAGCTCTGA
- a CDS encoding sugar ABC transporter ATP-binding protein, whose protein sequence is MTTAEQAPRVASTSIALEARDIVKRFDGVHALNGARLSVRPGEIHALLGENGAGKSTLIKVLTGVYAPDGGTLLRNGEEIELANVRVANRAGIVALYQELSIIPTISVAENILLGEQTPSRGGIVSWRAMRRQAREQLDRIHQKIPLGKLAGELSPVQQTMVAFARALATDARVLILDEPTASLTDTEISELFTVLRGLRDEGVAIVYVSHRLEEVFELCDRLTIMRNGETIVTKDVADSHIDEVISNMVGRPGGDLYPERTPVGTDVALSVENLQGRRVKDVSFVAHRGEVLGIGGLAGAGRSELLRILAGAQKRAGGTITVGEHELGHSASVGRALDAGIALVPEERRTQGVILGSTIRDNIAVANIPGVSSFGMVSGAKISDIVTRGMSDLQIKARSSRQPVGELSGGNQQKVVLAKMLARNPQVLLLDEPTRGIDVGTKAEIYRLIRQLVAGGTTVIAVSSELPELIGMCDRIIIMHEGRISGDVPADGADEEVLLSYCYGKAQS, encoded by the coding sequence ATGACCACCGCCGAACAGGCGCCGAGGGTCGCTTCGACCTCGATCGCGCTCGAGGCCCGGGACATCGTCAAGCGCTTCGACGGTGTGCACGCCCTGAACGGCGCCCGACTCTCGGTGCGGCCCGGCGAGATCCACGCCCTTCTGGGCGAGAACGGGGCCGGGAAGTCCACCCTCATCAAGGTGCTCACGGGTGTCTACGCGCCCGACGGCGGCACCCTGTTGCGCAACGGAGAGGAGATCGAACTCGCCAACGTGCGCGTCGCGAACCGTGCCGGCATCGTCGCGCTCTACCAGGAGCTGTCGATCATCCCCACGATCAGCGTCGCTGAGAACATCCTGCTCGGAGAGCAGACGCCCTCCCGCGGCGGCATCGTGAGCTGGCGCGCGATGCGCCGTCAGGCGCGCGAACAACTCGACCGCATCCACCAGAAGATCCCGCTCGGGAAGCTGGCGGGCGAGCTGTCGCCGGTGCAGCAGACGATGGTCGCGTTCGCGCGGGCGCTCGCCACCGACGCTCGGGTGCTGATCCTCGACGAGCCGACCGCCTCTCTCACCGACACCGAGATCTCGGAGCTGTTCACGGTGCTGCGCGGGCTCCGCGACGAGGGAGTGGCGATCGTCTACGTGTCGCACCGCCTGGAGGAGGTCTTCGAGCTCTGCGACCGCCTGACGATCATGCGCAACGGCGAGACCATCGTGACGAAGGATGTCGCCGACTCGCACATCGACGAGGTGATCTCCAACATGGTCGGGCGCCCGGGCGGAGACCTCTACCCGGAGCGCACCCCGGTCGGCACCGACGTCGCCCTGAGCGTGGAGAACCTCCAGGGGCGGCGGGTGAAGGACGTCTCGTTCGTGGCGCACCGCGGAGAAGTGCTCGGGATCGGCGGACTCGCCGGGGCCGGCCGCAGCGAGCTGCTGCGCATCCTCGCCGGGGCGCAGAAGCGCGCGGGCGGAACGATCACGGTGGGCGAACACGAGCTCGGACACTCCGCGAGCGTCGGACGCGCGCTGGATGCCGGGATCGCGCTCGTCCCGGAGGAGCGACGCACCCAGGGCGTGATCCTCGGGAGCACCATCCGCGACAACATCGCAGTGGCGAACATCCCCGGGGTCAGCTCCTTCGGCATGGTGTCGGGGGCGAAGATCTCCGACATCGTCACGCGGGGGATGTCCGACCTGCAGATCAAGGCGCGCAGCTCCCGGCAGCCCGTGGGGGAGCTGTCGGGCGGAAACCAGCAGAAGGTCGTTCTCGCCAAGATGCTGGCGCGCAACCCGCAGGTCCTCCTGCTCGACGAGCCCACGCGCGGCATCGACGTGGGGACGAAGGCGGAGATCTACCGCCTCATCCGGCAGCTGGTCGCCGGGGGCACCACCGTGATCGCCGTGAGCTCCGAGCTTCCCGAGCTCATCGGGATGTGCGATCGCATCATCATCATGCACGAGGGCCGGATCTCCGGCGACGTGCCCGCCGACGGGGCGGACGAGGAAGTCCTCCTGTCGTACTGCTACGGAAAGGCCCAGTCATGA
- a CDS encoding MFS transporter yields the protein MTSPSPRRGPGVALLVCAVCVIAANMRTTITGVGPLLDQIAADQGTSTAALGALASVPLVTWGLVSPAAHALSSRFGMSRVVLISLIALGAGTAWRSWPGAGANLWLGTIFIGAALAVANVLMPAVIKRDFGTRVPLMMGLYTALLGGFGAIASGVVVPISIAAGGGADGWRVALASTAALLPIAIALWMWAMAQARRRDGYVAPARAPRASVGTKLRGTGIWRDPVAWLVAGYMALQSAYFYMLVTWLAPFAVSQGRSAVTAGFDTMIFQIMTIVGSLTVPLLLRGRARRWIPAVLPVASIIGVFGLLVAPGALTVWALCAGLGAGASLNMSLTLMAERARDSVASSALSGMSQSVGYLFAALGPPVFGALHGIDGQWMLSLLVLLAVPVAQVAVGAAVGRDRFVLDRA from the coding sequence GTGACCTCACCCTCCCCCCGTCGCGGCCCGGGCGTCGCTCTCCTCGTCTGCGCGGTCTGCGTGATCGCGGCGAACATGCGCACCACGATCACCGGAGTGGGGCCGCTCCTCGACCAGATCGCCGCCGACCAGGGCACGAGCACGGCGGCGCTCGGCGCGCTGGCCTCGGTGCCGTTGGTGACCTGGGGCCTCGTCTCGCCGGCGGCCCACGCCCTGTCGTCGCGGTTCGGCATGTCGCGGGTCGTGCTGATCTCGCTCATCGCACTCGGCGCGGGAACCGCGTGGCGGTCGTGGCCGGGGGCCGGTGCGAACCTCTGGCTCGGCACGATCTTCATCGGTGCGGCCCTCGCGGTGGCGAACGTGCTCATGCCCGCGGTGATCAAGCGCGATTTCGGCACCCGCGTGCCGCTCATGATGGGGCTGTACACGGCCTTGCTCGGCGGCTTCGGCGCGATCGCCTCGGGGGTCGTCGTACCGATCTCGATCGCCGCAGGGGGTGGAGCGGACGGGTGGCGGGTGGCGCTCGCGAGCACCGCGGCGCTGCTCCCGATCGCGATCGCCCTGTGGATGTGGGCGATGGCCCAGGCCCGTCGACGCGACGGGTACGTGGCCCCGGCCCGCGCTCCGCGGGCGAGTGTCGGCACGAAGCTCCGCGGCACGGGGATCTGGCGAGACCCGGTCGCCTGGCTCGTGGCGGGCTACATGGCGCTGCAGTCCGCGTACTTCTACATGCTGGTGACCTGGCTCGCCCCGTTCGCCGTCTCGCAAGGACGATCGGCGGTGACCGCCGGCTTCGACACGATGATCTTCCAGATCATGACCATCGTCGGCTCGCTCACCGTCCCCCTGCTGCTGCGGGGTCGGGCTCGCCGCTGGATTCCCGCGGTGCTCCCCGTGGCGAGCATCATCGGCGTCTTCGGGCTGCTCGTGGCCCCCGGCGCCCTCACCGTCTGGGCGCTCTGCGCGGGCCTCGGCGCGGGGGCCTCGCTGAACATGTCGCTGACGCTCATGGCGGAGCGCGCCCGCGACTCGGTCGCCTCTTCGGCCCTGTCGGGCATGTCGCAGTCGGTCGGCTACCTGTTCGCCGCCCTCGGTCCGCCGGTCTTCGGCGCCCTCCACGGGATCGACGGACAGTGGATGCTGTCGCTCCTCGTGCTGCTGGCCGTGCCCGTCGCCCAGGTCGCCGTGGGCGCAGCGGTCGGCCGCGACCGGTTCGTGCTCGACCGCGCCTGA
- a CDS encoding IclR family transcriptional regulator — translation MSDGVLQRAMGLLRAFTEDDPQLTASELAARSGLALSTVHRLIAMMLAEGMLARTTGHRYAVGARLWEIGELSPLAAQLRETALPHMVRLYEATGENVHLAVLDDPTPAAASAIFVGRITGRSSVPTISRSGGRHPLHATGVGKALLATRDDVWLDDYLSAPLELETRLSITDPERLRADIERARSRGYATTREEMTLGNFSVAAALGALPGLPPAAIGIVAHLGEALDERRLAPLVMQTAKDLTRAVRHPDSH, via the coding sequence GTGAGCGACGGAGTGCTGCAGCGGGCGATGGGGCTGCTGCGCGCCTTCACCGAGGACGACCCGCAGCTCACCGCGAGCGAGCTCGCCGCGCGGTCGGGGCTCGCCCTGTCGACGGTGCACCGCCTCATCGCGATGATGCTCGCCGAGGGGATGCTGGCGCGCACCACGGGGCACCGGTACGCCGTCGGCGCGCGGCTGTGGGAGATCGGCGAGCTGTCGCCTCTCGCGGCCCAGCTGCGCGAGACGGCGCTTCCCCACATGGTGCGGCTGTACGAGGCGACCGGTGAGAACGTCCACCTCGCGGTGCTCGACGATCCCACCCCTGCCGCAGCATCCGCGATCTTCGTCGGGCGCATCACCGGGCGCTCCTCGGTGCCGACCATCAGCCGCAGCGGGGGGAGGCACCCGCTGCACGCGACCGGGGTCGGCAAGGCGCTGCTCGCCACGCGCGACGACGTCTGGCTCGACGACTACCTCTCCGCCCCGCTCGAACTCGAGACCCGGCTCTCGATCACCGACCCCGAGCGCCTCCGGGCCGACATCGAGCGCGCGCGGAGCCGGGGCTACGCGACGACCCGTGAGGAGATGACGCTCGGCAACTTCTCGGTCGCCGCCGCCCTGGGCGCACTTCCGGGGCTTCCTCCGGCGGCCATCGGCATCGTGGCGCACCTGGGGGAAGCACTCGACGAACGCAGGCTCGCGCCGCTGGTGATGCAGACCGCGAAAGACCTCACCCGCGCCGTGCGCCATCCGGATTCCCACTGA